The Paludisphaera borealis genome contains a region encoding:
- a CDS encoding SxtJ family membrane protein has translation MQWSDIQFAPTAKTLRQFAGLWLIFFGGLGLWEALGRGHSNLGAGLGAVAVVGGLLGLLRPDFLRPIYVAWMVLAFPIGWTVSLVMLAIMYYGLFTPIGLVFRLIGRDALQRTRRPGIESYWVPKPTPTDPRRYFKQF, from the coding sequence ATGCAATGGTCCGACATCCAGTTCGCCCCGACGGCCAAGACCCTGCGGCAGTTCGCCGGGCTCTGGCTCATCTTCTTTGGCGGTCTCGGGCTCTGGGAAGCCCTGGGGCGCGGTCATTCCAACCTGGGAGCGGGGCTGGGCGCCGTTGCGGTCGTGGGCGGTCTGCTGGGCCTCCTTCGTCCTGACTTCCTGCGGCCGATCTACGTCGCCTGGATGGTGCTCGCGTTCCCGATCGGCTGGACGGTCTCGCTGGTGATGCTCGCGATCATGTATTACGGCCTGTTCACGCCGATCGGCCTGGTCTTCCGGCTGATCGGCCGCGACGCACTCCAGCGGACGCGTCGGCCCGGGATCGAATCCTACTGGGTGCCCAAGCCGACCCCGACCGACCCCCGGCGCTACTTCAAGCAGTTCTGA
- a CDS encoding acetamidase/formamidase family protein, which translates to MQRLAIGPLYYEFSRHYSPRLRIRPGETIVVATEDALSGQIRTNDDRRDKVAMPYSNPLTGPIAVEGAEPGDSLAVTIHEIRPTGGQAATRTAEPKQLCEWLGTDCPHGAHVCPIRDGLIYWSDTVTIPYAPMIGCIGTAPDWGCPTTLPAGPHGGNLDILETAPGNTVYLPVFVTDGLLYLGDLHAAMGHGELSATGLEMAGETTLTVDLLKQSRLAWPRIESPEEIMAVVSGPPMERSIAQAYAQLILWMESSYGWDRWRAYDLLTHVGRISVGYYGLGTVAAKVEKRYLAGK; encoded by the coding sequence ATGCAGAGACTCGCGATCGGTCCGCTTTACTACGAGTTCAGCCGTCACTACTCGCCGCGGTTGCGAATCCGTCCGGGCGAGACGATCGTGGTCGCGACCGAAGACGCGCTCTCGGGGCAGATCCGCACGAACGACGACCGCCGCGACAAGGTCGCGATGCCCTACAGCAACCCGCTCACCGGCCCGATCGCCGTCGAGGGGGCCGAGCCCGGCGATTCGCTCGCGGTGACCATTCACGAGATCCGGCCGACGGGCGGACAGGCGGCCACGCGCACCGCGGAACCGAAGCAGCTCTGCGAGTGGCTGGGAACCGACTGTCCGCACGGTGCGCACGTCTGCCCGATCCGCGACGGCCTGATCTACTGGAGCGACACGGTCACGATTCCTTATGCTCCGATGATCGGCTGCATCGGAACCGCGCCCGATTGGGGCTGCCCCACGACTCTTCCGGCGGGGCCTCACGGGGGGAACCTCGACATCCTCGAGACCGCGCCGGGAAACACGGTTTACCTGCCGGTTTTCGTCACGGACGGGTTGCTCTACCTCGGCGATCTCCACGCGGCGATGGGCCACGGAGAGCTTTCGGCGACCGGGCTGGAGATGGCTGGGGAGACGACGCTCACCGTGGACCTGTTGAAGCAATCGCGCCTGGCCTGGCCCCGGATCGAGTCGCCCGAAGAGATCATGGCCGTCGTCAGCGGTCCCCCGATGGAGCGGTCGATCGCCCAGGCGTACGCCCAGCTCATCCTATGGATGGAGAGCAGCTACGGGTGGGACCGCTGGCGGGCTTACGACCTGCTGACCCACGTCGGCCGCATCTCCGTCGGTTACTACGGCCTGGGCACGGTGGCGGCGAAGGTCGAAAAGCGGTATCTGGCGGGGAAATAA
- a CDS encoding carbamoyltransferase, which yields MTAILGLSAFYHDSAAALVVDGRITAAAQEERFTRVKHDAAFPAEAVAYCLREANLSPADVDYVAFYDKPLTKFERLLETYLAYAPVGFKSFRLAIPLWLKDKLHMRRTIRRALGPASRARLVFTDHHESHAASAFFPSPFDRAAILTLDGVGEWSTATFGIGEGARIRLIDHIAFPHSLGLLYSAFTYYCGFKVNSGEYKLMGLAPYGRPIYKDLILERLIDLRPDGSFWLDMRYFQYCQGLTMTNSRFHDLFGGPPRSPESALEPRHMDLAASIQWVTEEAVLRIGREVQRRTDAKNLVLAGGVALNCVANGRLLREGGFDDLWIQPAAGDAGGALGAALFVWHQLLEKPRNPDGRDAQRGSFLGPSYGGDEIARFLAGKGVEARRCESESELAEHVAGLLADGKIIGWFQGRMEFGPRSLGGRSILGDPRSSAMQATMNLKIKFRESFRPFAPAVLQERVADWFEFDPDHESPYMLLVAPVREDRRTPIDAESLSTMQEDPDLRRRVNIVRSEIPAVTHVDYSARLQTVDAERNPRFHRLIEAFDRLTGCPVLVNTSFNVRGEPIVCTPDDAYRCFLATDMDVLVLEDFVIVKDEAARKAGEVVRERYLSQFQLD from the coding sequence ATGACTGCGATCCTGGGACTTTCCGCGTTCTACCATGACAGCGCGGCCGCCTTGGTGGTCGACGGCCGGATCACGGCCGCCGCGCAGGAAGAACGGTTCACCCGCGTCAAGCACGACGCGGCGTTTCCCGCCGAGGCGGTCGCCTACTGTCTGCGCGAAGCGAATCTCTCGCCGGCCGACGTCGATTACGTCGCTTTCTACGACAAGCCGCTGACGAAGTTCGAACGTCTGCTCGAAACCTACCTGGCCTACGCCCCTGTGGGTTTCAAGAGCTTTCGACTGGCGATCCCCCTGTGGCTCAAGGACAAGCTGCACATGCGGCGGACGATCCGCCGCGCTCTGGGCCCCGCGAGCCGGGCCCGGCTGGTGTTCACCGACCACCACGAGAGCCACGCGGCCAGCGCCTTCTTCCCCAGTCCGTTCGACCGGGCGGCGATTCTGACGCTCGACGGCGTCGGCGAATGGAGCACGGCGACGTTCGGAATCGGCGAAGGCGCGCGGATCCGATTGATCGATCACATCGCGTTCCCGCACTCGCTCGGGCTGCTGTACTCGGCCTTCACCTACTATTGCGGCTTCAAGGTCAACAGCGGCGAGTATAAGCTGATGGGGCTGGCCCCGTACGGCCGGCCGATCTACAAGGACCTGATTCTTGAGCGGTTGATCGATCTCCGGCCCGACGGCAGCTTCTGGCTCGACATGCGGTACTTCCAGTACTGCCAGGGGCTGACCATGACCAACAGTCGTTTTCACGACCTGTTCGGCGGTCCCCCGCGATCTCCCGAATCGGCGCTCGAGCCGCGGCACATGGACTTGGCGGCCAGCATCCAGTGGGTGACGGAAGAGGCCGTGCTCCGGATCGGCCGCGAGGTGCAACGGCGGACCGACGCGAAGAACCTCGTTCTGGCCGGCGGCGTGGCCCTCAACTGCGTGGCCAACGGCCGGCTGCTCCGCGAGGGTGGTTTTGACGACCTCTGGATTCAGCCCGCGGCCGGCGACGCCGGCGGGGCGCTGGGCGCGGCCCTCTTCGTGTGGCACCAGCTCCTCGAAAAGCCTCGAAACCCCGACGGCCGCGACGCCCAGCGGGGGAGCTTCCTCGGGCCGAGTTACGGCGGCGACGAGATCGCCCGGTTCCTGGCGGGCAAGGGAGTCGAGGCCCGGCGTTGCGAGTCGGAATCCGAGCTGGCCGAGCACGTCGCGGGCCTCCTGGCCGACGGCAAGATCATCGGTTGGTTCCAGGGCCGGATGGAGTTCGGCCCCCGGTCGTTGGGCGGCCGGAGCATCCTCGGCGATCCCCGGTCGTCGGCCATGCAGGCGACTATGAATCTCAAAATCAAGTTTCGCGAGAGCTTCCGACCGTTCGCCCCGGCCGTCTTGCAGGAACGGGTGGCCGACTGGTTCGAGTTCGATCCCGATCACGAGAGCCCCTACATGCTGCTGGTGGCCCCGGTCCGCGAGGATCGGCGGACGCCCATCGACGCCGAGTCGTTGAGCACCATGCAAGAAGACCCCGACCTTCGCAGACGCGTGAACATTGTACGATCGGAAATCCCCGCGGTGACTCACGTCGACTACAGCGCCCGGCTGCAAACCGTCGACGCGGAGCGCAACCCGCGGTTCCACCGGTTGATCGAGGCTTTCGACCGGCTGACCGGCTGTCCCGTCCTGGTGAACACGAGTTTCAACGTCCGGGGCGAGCCGATCGTTTGCACCCCGGACGACGCCTACCGCTGCTTCCTGGCCACCGATATGGACGTCTTGGTTCTTGAGGACTTCGTGATCGTCAAGGACGAGGCCGCGCGGAAGGCTGGGGAAGTCGTCCGGGAACGCTATCTGTCGCAGTTCCAGCTCGATTGA
- the gpmA gene encoding 2,3-diphosphoglycerate-dependent phosphoglycerate mutase, whose amino-acid sequence MTKLVLLRHGESIWNKENLFTGWYDVDLSEQGKVEAKRAGELLKAEGFTFDVAYTSVLKRAIRTAWLALDELDLLWIPVDRSWRLNERHYGALQGLNKAQTAAKYGDEQVLVWRRSYDVPPPPLDESDPRYPGADPRYAALSKDELPKTECLKDTVARFLPYWEQTIAPAVKAGKKVLIAAHGNSLRALVKYLDGISDDDIVGLNIPTGVPLVYELDSNLKPIKHYYLGDPEEAARKAAAVAAQAKGQ is encoded by the coding sequence ATGACCAAGTTAGTTTTGCTGCGTCACGGCGAAAGCATCTGGAACAAAGAAAATCTGTTCACCGGCTGGTATGACGTTGATCTGTCGGAACAAGGCAAGGTCGAGGCCAAGCGGGCCGGCGAACTGCTCAAGGCCGAGGGGTTCACCTTCGACGTCGCGTACACCTCGGTCCTCAAGCGGGCGATCCGGACCGCCTGGCTGGCCCTCGACGAGCTGGACCTTCTCTGGATTCCCGTCGACCGCTCGTGGCGGCTCAACGAGCGGCACTACGGGGCGCTCCAGGGGCTGAACAAAGCCCAGACCGCGGCCAAGTACGGCGATGAACAGGTCTTGGTCTGGCGGCGGAGCTACGACGTCCCCCCTCCCCCGCTTGACGAGTCCGACCCCCGCTACCCCGGCGCCGATCCCCGCTACGCGGCCCTGAGCAAGGACGAACTGCCCAAGACCGAGTGCCTCAAGGACACCGTCGCGCGGTTCCTTCCTTACTGGGAGCAGACCATCGCGCCGGCCGTGAAGGCGGGCAAGAAGGTGCTGATCGCGGCTCACGGTAACAGCCTGCGCGCCCTGGTGAAGTACCTCGACGGCATCTCCGACGACGACATCGTCGGGCTGAACATCCCCACCGGCGTCCCGCTGGTCTACGAGCTGGATTCCAACCTCAAGCCGATCAAGCACTACTACCTCGGCGACCCCGAGGAAGCCGCCCGCAAGGCTGCGGCCGTCGCGGCCCAGGCCAAGGGTCAGTAG
- a CDS encoding dihydrodipicolinate synthase family protein: MTFDLSRLDTVQLVPLTPFSSDGSKVLPDVLGSFTRWLYDAGVRVFLPGAATSEFHSLSAEEVLSCVSATRSALPDDAVVIAPIGMSVSHAVSIGNGAIDAGADALLVMPPVHPYLCDVGMGDYFRALTDALPLPFLAYKKGPFPSDELLGELSRAGRLVGVKYAVNEMDAVTRFIESHRGKLGVYCGTAERFAPFFHLAGATGYTSGAGNICPRLTLAMHRALAGGDYAKAMQFLRTIRPIEDYRARAGDSYNVSMLKTAMQLRGRDFGPPRPPQRRLTPLEETEVRTLLEPILAAEAELGG; encoded by the coding sequence GTGACCTTCGACCTTTCACGACTCGACACCGTTCAGCTCGTCCCCTTGACTCCGTTTTCGAGCGACGGCTCCAAGGTCCTCCCCGACGTCCTCGGCTCCTTCACGCGTTGGCTCTACGACGCGGGCGTTCGCGTCTTCTTGCCGGGGGCGGCAACAAGCGAGTTTCATTCCCTGAGCGCTGAGGAAGTGCTCTCGTGCGTTTCGGCGACACGCTCCGCCCTGCCGGACGATGCGGTCGTCATCGCCCCGATCGGGATGAGCGTTTCGCACGCCGTCTCAATAGGAAATGGGGCGATTGACGCGGGCGCCGACGCTCTCCTCGTCATGCCTCCCGTGCACCCTTACCTCTGCGACGTCGGAATGGGTGATTACTTCCGGGCTTTGACCGACGCCCTCCCCCTGCCGTTCCTCGCCTACAAAAAGGGACCTTTCCCGAGCGATGAGCTGCTCGGCGAACTGTCGCGGGCGGGGAGGCTGGTCGGCGTGAAATACGCCGTCAACGAGATGGATGCTGTCACGCGGTTCATCGAATCGCACCGCGGGAAGCTCGGCGTCTATTGTGGAACCGCCGAGCGGTTCGCGCCCTTTTTTCATCTGGCAGGGGCGACCGGATACACCTCCGGCGCGGGCAACATCTGCCCGCGACTGACCCTCGCCATGCACCGCGCCCTCGCCGGCGGCGACTACGCCAAGGCCATGCAGTTCCTGCGAACGATCCGACCGATCGAGGATTATCGGGCCCGGGCCGGAGACTCGTACAACGTCAGCATGCTCAAGACCGCCATGCAGCTCCGCGGACGCGACTTCGGTCCACCGCGCCCGCCGCAACGACGGCTCACGCCCCTCGAAGAGACCGAGGTCCGAACGCTCCTTGAGCCGATCCTCGCGGCCGAAGCGGAGCTGGGCGGATGA
- a CDS encoding exosortase-associated EpsI family protein, with protein MDHALIDQPAPPLTQSQTPGELSKFLSAAKANHRWIVMVCVLLGLSGAVRYWRELQFLSIGSQSKNSPFPLKDIPNLLGTWRALEGAETVLDPEIAKLAGSTDHVLRTYADDQSGERVTVLVLYGPADAVWGHTPDICYPASGFKTVIPSREVQIPLEGASRSVAFREALYGKSLGGATMLQEVYYSFRNAGQWRSEMGSQWKQFRYFPGMFKIQIERRVKTAQLGDSPAQSLLASLVEEIEKRSAPDSAASPAVVATTAAAGPAGK; from the coding sequence ATGGATCATGCCCTGATCGATCAACCAGCCCCCCCGCTAACTCAGTCCCAAACACCGGGCGAGCTTTCGAAGTTCCTGAGCGCGGCCAAGGCCAATCATCGATGGATCGTGATGGTCTGCGTGTTGCTCGGCCTCTCCGGCGCGGTTCGCTACTGGCGCGAATTGCAATTCCTCAGCATCGGGAGCCAGAGCAAGAATTCGCCGTTCCCGCTGAAGGACATCCCCAACCTATTGGGGACCTGGCGCGCGCTGGAAGGCGCCGAGACGGTCCTGGACCCCGAGATCGCGAAGCTCGCCGGGTCGACCGACCACGTGCTCAGGACGTACGCCGACGACCAGAGCGGCGAGCGGGTCACCGTGCTCGTGCTCTACGGACCGGCGGACGCCGTCTGGGGGCACACACCCGATATTTGCTACCCGGCGTCGGGCTTCAAGACCGTGATCCCGTCACGCGAGGTCCAGATCCCCCTCGAAGGCGCATCGCGTTCGGTGGCTTTCCGCGAAGCTCTCTACGGCAAGTCGCTAGGTGGAGCGACCATGTTGCAAGAGGTCTACTATTCCTTCCGCAACGCGGGCCAATGGCGATCCGAGATGGGAAGCCAGTGGAAACAATTCCGTTACTTCCCGGGGATGTTCAAGATCCAGATCGAACGGCGCGTCAAAACCGCCCAGCTCGGCGACAGCCCGGCGCAAAGCCTGCTGGCCAGCTTGGTCGAAGAGATTGAGAAGCGATCCGCGCCAGACTCCGCCGCCTCGCCCGCGGTCGTGGCGACGACCGCCGCCGCGGGCCCGGCTGGGAAGTGA
- a CDS encoding nuclear transport factor 2 family protein produces the protein MVFQKFIDGIDTAFRDGDAGVDGKFAEARNVGILRDQYQALSRGDLDAAVELFHEDVELEITGPPAVPFLGRWRGRLDVKDAIQRNFGMLDAQTPEVHSVVAQGDLVVVVAHEQGRIRATGTPYSIHWVQIFTFRDGKLVRMREIVDGYAVESSIV, from the coding sequence ATGGTCTTTCAAAAATTCATCGACGGGATCGATACAGCCTTCCGCGATGGCGACGCCGGGGTGGACGGCAAGTTCGCCGAGGCGCGCAACGTGGGCATCCTCCGCGATCAGTACCAGGCGCTTTCGCGCGGCGACCTCGACGCGGCGGTCGAGCTGTTCCATGAGGACGTCGAGCTGGAAATCACCGGCCCCCCCGCCGTGCCGTTCCTCGGCCGGTGGCGGGGCCGGCTCGACGTGAAGGACGCCATCCAGCGCAACTTCGGAATGCTCGACGCCCAGACGCCGGAAGTCCATTCGGTCGTCGCCCAGGGCGACCTCGTGGTCGTCGTCGCCCACGAGCAGGGCCGCATCCGGGCGACGGGGACCCCGTATTCGATCCACTGGGTGCAGATCTTCACCTTCCGCGACGGCAAGCTCGTCCGGATGCGCGAGATCGTCGACGGCTACGCGGTCGAGAGCTCCATCGTATGA
- a CDS encoding sugar O-acetyltransferase, giving the protein MPSEREKMLAGAMYDPFDVELVQARDRARDLCQTLNATREADVEERRRILRELFGAGGESVWMQPPFYCDYGSNILLGERVFFNFNCVVLDVAHVRIGDFTLFGPSVQIYTAMHPMNAAERRKHEYARPIEIGSDVWVGGAAVICPGVKIGSRSVIGAGSVVTRDVPEGVFAAGNPCRVIREITE; this is encoded by the coding sequence ATGCCGAGCGAACGCGAGAAGATGCTGGCCGGCGCGATGTACGACCCGTTCGACGTCGAGCTGGTCCAGGCTCGCGACCGGGCGCGCGACCTGTGCCAGACGCTCAACGCCACCCGCGAGGCCGACGTCGAGGAGCGGCGGCGGATTCTCCGCGAGCTGTTCGGCGCGGGGGGCGAAAGCGTCTGGATGCAGCCGCCGTTCTACTGCGATTACGGCTCGAACATCCTGCTTGGCGAGCGGGTCTTCTTCAACTTCAACTGCGTGGTCCTCGACGTGGCCCATGTGCGGATCGGCGACTTCACGCTGTTCGGTCCGTCGGTGCAGATTTACACGGCCATGCATCCGATGAACGCCGCCGAGCGCCGGAAGCACGAGTACGCCCGGCCGATCGAGATCGGCTCCGACGTCTGGGTCGGCGGCGCGGCGGTCATCTGTCCGGGGGTGAAGATCGGGTCGCGGTCCGTCATCGGCGCTGGCAGCGTGGTCACGCGAGACGTCCCCGAGGGCGTGTTCGCCGCCGGCAACCCGTGTCGCGTGATCCGCGAGATCACCGAGTGA
- a CDS encoding exopolysaccharide transport family protein, whose protein sequence is MDTTDSNDSLLPARLPSSSSSHLPAMSAANRHAYDLTTVSSSVQISPQGVLRGLARNWWRILLLWAVVSAPLDYLIYSQIQPTYEAVSTIRAEPTQLSLYGQQNSNAQAQPIERFIGTQIAFITTNTVLKPAIGDSTVAELPFIKNSTDKLTDLRQKLKVKNKDGTVHIQVSFDSTDAHEAAAIVNAVVASYLRSYKDVQQSRDESHLKRLTVYLDRLKKDKEEKVEALKEIVERGNVNGQSAGESKPKESTKTQGSDPAPQTKDASIEKFSIEQYRNFKADILKKKLELNELEFALQKRVADSQEQDSEVAETTGFQKSQLEARINETFRRDPSVASLIQQILETDEELAHTVGVARKGYDPARQAAEKRKAQLMAKYNSLWDERYGEIRQLVMAEDASFAASAAAAGSGTVATNALTIEALRARVELSRHQLDTLNQLVLSMEIERKATQSDTYAAERLKADIETLVEQYKHISEKFENLKFAGTTDVDVGLIDAAIAVSEPTNNKRIKYVVIVPSVILCLVLGLFALLEVKAERVADPDALSTRVQSEVFSLPPLPMVRASNKLNGPAEDDQIDRFIQRLDHLRFAVCGDHPEVGLGRCVLITSAIGGEGKTTLAAQLAARCGHAGHSTLLIDADLRRGSLCSLLDIPEGLGLSDVLKEEANVEDVAIPVQGGTFHLLCAGTPVADTSRLFQGRNFGMMIARLRQMYDLIIIDSPPVLPVPDGLIMGRWTDGAVLASRYDISRAPQVERARRQLTNAGIPVLGTVINGMKSSDAYYGRYSYSRGRSGYGEPDASPTT, encoded by the coding sequence ATGGACACTACCGACAGCAACGATTCGCTCTTGCCGGCGCGGTTGCCCTCGTCGTCGTCGTCGCATCTACCGGCGATGAGCGCGGCCAATCGCCACGCATACGATCTCACGACCGTGTCTTCCTCGGTTCAGATCAGCCCGCAGGGGGTGTTGCGTGGTTTGGCCCGCAACTGGTGGCGCATCCTCTTGCTCTGGGCGGTCGTGTCGGCGCCCTTGGATTATCTGATTTACAGCCAGATCCAACCGACCTACGAAGCCGTGAGCACGATCCGCGCCGAGCCCACGCAGCTCAGCCTCTACGGCCAACAGAATTCGAACGCGCAAGCCCAGCCCATCGAACGCTTCATTGGAACCCAAATCGCATTCATCACCACCAACACCGTGCTCAAGCCGGCGATCGGCGACAGCACGGTCGCCGAACTCCCCTTCATCAAAAACTCTACGGATAAGCTGACGGACCTCAGGCAGAAGCTCAAGGTCAAGAACAAGGACGGCACGGTTCACATTCAAGTATCCTTTGATTCGACGGACGCTCATGAAGCAGCCGCGATCGTCAACGCGGTCGTGGCGTCCTATCTGCGATCCTATAAAGATGTGCAGCAAAGTCGCGACGAGAGCCACCTGAAACGTTTGACCGTTTATTTGGATAGACTGAAAAAGGACAAAGAAGAGAAGGTCGAGGCGCTCAAAGAGATCGTGGAACGGGGCAATGTCAACGGTCAGTCCGCCGGCGAAAGCAAACCAAAGGAATCCACAAAGACCCAGGGCAGCGATCCGGCCCCTCAGACCAAGGACGCCTCCATTGAGAAGTTCTCCATCGAGCAGTACCGCAACTTCAAGGCGGACATCCTGAAAAAGAAGCTTGAGTTGAATGAGCTGGAATTCGCCCTCCAGAAGCGGGTGGCGGATTCCCAGGAGCAAGATTCCGAGGTCGCCGAAACGACGGGGTTCCAGAAATCGCAGCTTGAAGCTCGGATCAACGAGACGTTCCGGCGCGACCCCTCGGTCGCCAGCCTGATCCAGCAAATCCTGGAGACGGACGAGGAGCTGGCCCACACCGTGGGCGTGGCCCGTAAAGGTTACGACCCGGCCCGCCAGGCCGCCGAGAAGCGCAAGGCTCAGTTGATGGCGAAGTACAACAGCCTCTGGGACGAACGCTACGGCGAGATCCGCCAACTGGTGATGGCCGAGGACGCCTCGTTCGCGGCCTCGGCCGCGGCCGCCGGGTCTGGGACGGTCGCGACGAACGCCCTGACGATTGAAGCCCTGCGGGCGCGGGTGGAGCTGTCGCGGCATCAGCTCGACACGCTCAACCAGTTGGTCCTGTCGATGGAAATCGAGCGGAAGGCGACGCAATCCGACACGTATGCGGCCGAACGACTCAAGGCCGACATCGAGACCCTGGTGGAGCAGTACAAACACATTTCCGAGAAGTTCGAGAACCTCAAGTTCGCGGGCACCACGGATGTGGACGTCGGGCTGATCGACGCGGCCATAGCCGTCAGCGAGCCGACGAACAACAAGCGAATCAAGTACGTCGTCATCGTCCCGAGCGTGATCCTGTGCCTGGTGCTCGGACTCTTCGCGTTGCTCGAGGTCAAGGCCGAGCGCGTGGCCGACCCCGACGCGCTCTCAACCCGGGTGCAGTCGGAGGTCTTCTCGCTGCCGCCGCTGCCCATGGTTCGTGCATCGAACAAGCTGAACGGCCCGGCGGAGGACGATCAGATCGACCGCTTCATCCAGCGGCTCGACCATTTGCGATTCGCCGTTTGCGGCGACCATCCGGAAGTCGGCCTGGGTCGTTGCGTGCTGATCACCAGCGCCATCGGCGGCGAAGGCAAGACGACGCTGGCGGCGCAACTGGCCGCCCGTTGCGGCCACGCCGGGCACTCGACCCTGCTGATCGACGCCGACCTGCGACGCGGTTCCCTCTGCAGCCTGCTCGACATCCCCGAGGGGCTCGGTCTAAGCGATGTTCTGAAGGAAGAAGCAAACGTCGAAGACGTCGCCATCCCCGTCCAAGGCGGGACGTTCCACCTGCTCTGCGCCGGGACGCCGGTGGCGGACACCAGCCGGCTTTTCCAGGGGCGGAATTTCGGGATGATGATCGCCCGGCTTCGCCAGATGTACGACCTGATCATCATCGACTCGCCCCCGGTGCTGCCGGTCCCCGATGGTCTGATCATGGGCCGCTGGACCGACGGTGCCGTACTTGCTTCGCGATACGACATCAGTCGCGCCCCCCAGGTCGAGCGCGCCCGCCGCCAGTTGACCAACGCGGGAATTCCCGTCCTGGGAACCGTGATCAACGGCATGAAATCGTCCGACGCGTACTACGGCCGCTATTCCTATAGTCGCGGCCGATCGGGCTATGGAGAGCCGGACGCGTCGCCCACGACCTGA
- a CDS encoding DUF5989 family protein — protein MSDTPSPNRTEFEKAAAEQEGESLIAEFWAFLKQNKKWWLLPIVIVMLLLGVLIFLSSTAAAPFIYTLF, from the coding sequence ATGAGCGACACCCCCTCGCCGAATCGCACCGAGTTCGAGAAAGCCGCCGCCGAGCAAGAGGGCGAAAGCCTGATCGCCGAGTTCTGGGCTTTCCTCAAGCAGAACAAGAAATGGTGGCTGCTCCCCATCGTGATCGTGATGCTCTTGCTGGGCGTCCTGATCTTCCTGTCGAGCACGGCCGCCGCGCCATTCATCTACACGCTGTTTTGA